From a single Brettanomyces bruxellensis chromosome 7, complete sequence genomic region:
- a CDS encoding uncharacterized protein (SECRETED:SignalP(1-17)), whose translation MAKIVIVGAGVVGLTVAYELLNEKGSNHRITIVASQIPMDWEYNDNYTSPFAGANWASFAGPNDIRQQNIDEVGYSKFKKLAETKPEAGIIKRVDQNYVTYDRFKAWGNKIRLPWLKRMKEINFRMVDDYDKSLYRYSYAYDGFVISTTHYLTFLWNECVKSGRFELRRKKLHNLDEAYDLHHDGGKADIVINCSGIGARELVPDSGIYGVRGVLLLVQNDVKLDKIIGIKNVEPTYKDEGLYIMPRQEGDMVIGGCFQVGKEDEKTVSDAQCQRMLARAVKYLPWLPWKDFKIIRKQVGFRPFRKGGLRIEYDKEKKSLIHCYGHGGAGYQASWGSSAIVRKLVKDYLADNSQKRCCKL comes from the coding sequence ATGGCCAAGATTGTTATTGTCGGAGCCGGTGTGGTTGGATTGACTGTTGCCTATGAGCTCTTAAATGAAAAGGGTTCAAACCACAGAATTACTATTGTAGCATCACAGATCCCAATGGACTGGGAATATAATGATAACTACACAAGTCCTTTTGCTGGTGCTAATTGGGCATCATTTGCTGGACCAAATGATATTAGACAGCAAAATATCGACGAGGTCGGTTACAGCAAATTTAAGAAGCTTGCTGAGACAAAACCCGAAGCCGGAATCATAAAAAGGGTTGATCAAAACTATGTTACTTACGACAGATTTAAGGCTTGGGGAAACAAAATTAGACTTCCATGGCTTAAGAGAATGAAGGAGATTAACTTCCGAATGGTGGATGACTATGATAAATCACTTTATCGCTATTCGTATGCTTACGATGGTTTTGTTATCAGTACCACACATTATCTGACCTTCCTTTGGAATGAATGTGTCAAATCAGGTCGGTTTGAACTTAGAAGGAAGAAACTACACAATTTGGATGAGGCTTATGATCTTCATCATGATGGAGGTAAGGCTGACATCGTGATTAATTGTAGCGGAATTGGGGCACGCGAACTCGTTCCTGATTCTGGAATATACGGTGTGCGTggtgttcttcttcttgttcaaAACGATGTGAAATTGGACAAGATTATCGGTATTAAGAACGTCGAGCCAACATACAAAGATGAAGGTTTGTACATCATGCCAAGGCAGGAGGGTGATATGGTTATTGGTGGTTGTTTCCAGGTTGGaaaagaggatgaaaagaCCGTCAGTGATGCTCAATGTCAACGCATGTTGGCAAGAGCTGTGAAGTATTTACCTTGGCTTCCATGGAAGGACTTCAAGATTATTAGAAAACAGGTTGGTTTCAGACCATTTCGTAAGGGAGGACTCAGAATTGAGtatgataaagaaaagaagagtctCATTCACTGCTATGGTCATGGCGGTGCTGGTTACCAGGCTTCTTGGGGTTCTTCAGCAATCGTCAGAAAATTGGTGAAGGATTATTTGGCCGACAACAGTCAGAAACGCTGCTGCAAGCTATGA
- a CDS encoding uncharacterized protein (SECRETED:SignalP(1-20)) translates to MLTEFLLVYLCVILPNPVNGIGIGELLPENWRSPWEQTYYEDGDPVDLLVNSVESENTQLPYAYYHLPFVCPPKPETRPVQLSLGEVLNGDRLWMSDYQLKFGIDEPCLRLCDRITKPHAVKMASDLIKKDYTINWWIDGIPGSTTLIKPRTRTDPAKKFYAPGFRLGFVEDGMSYLHNHVMIVIRWHAQRHDGSKKTIVGFEVYPKSVSDAHCPGASHDFANFALDPNTKEKTVIPFTYSIYWREDPFLDYESRYSLYVDPSSNGNEGRMHWFAIVNSLVLVSLISMFAAVVLLKTLHSSDASNDSIWQKIVNEVFLQGDMTSELCVLAGTGVQLIFTIAGICLLLSSQSAPPSHSVLSAAMTLFVFAGFFAGFSSVQFYKHFTAHPKYYSSLKIAFLSGSFLTGLCSIVLLLCNLFTFEKQSSRTVNFGTVLILVSIYVLLQVPISLAGGILSNNVDLFALLLKDRVLIQTETSPTTSRAIPPQSKLLKWKYLLPICGLIPFSIIFIEMIYMYKSLFVNKSSVAATSSNSMYIFLTITTILLSIVVAEISIITTYLRLDGGDYKNWQWKSFITSAGSIFLYLTIYTFYYLSRMKMVDAVSPILYVIYSMMLNVIVSIACGSLGLISSSWFVYAIYTSVKND, encoded by the coding sequence ATGCTCACAGAATTTCTTCTGGTATATCTTTGTGTGATATTGCCGAATCCAGTAAATGGAATTGGCATCGGCGAACTTCTTCCGGAGAATTGGCGATCTCCTTGGGAGCAAACATATTATGAAGATGGAGATCCGGTGGATTTATTGGTAAACTCAGTGGAATCAGAAAATACGCAGCTTCCATATGCGTATTATCATCTTCCGTTTGTTTGCCCACCAAAGCCTGAAACAAGACCTGTCCAGCTTTCCCTGGGTGAGGTTTTGAATGGGGATCGTCTATGGATGTCCGACTACCAATTaaaatttggaattgaTGAACCATGTTTAAGACTTTGTGACAGAATAACAAAGCCACACGCGGTGAAAATGGCATCTGATCTTATCAAAAAGGATTATACGATCAATTGGTGGATCGATGGCATTCCTGGATCCACAACTCTCATTAAGCCAAGAACACGAACAGATCCCGCTAAGAAATTTTATGCGCCTGGCTTCAGACTTGGTTTTGTAGAAGATGGCATGTCATATCTTCATAATCATGTTATGATTGTCATAAGATGGCATGCACAACGCCATGATGGTTCAAAGAAGACAATTGTTGGCTTTGAGGTTTATCCCAAATCTGTTTCTGATGCACATTGTCCGGGTGCATCCCACGATTTTGCTAATTTCGCTTTGGATCCAAATacgaaagaaaagacagTGATTCCATTTACATATTCGATTTATTGGCGGGAAGATCCATTCTTAGACTATGAAAGTAGGTATAGTCTATATGTTGATCCAAGCtcaaatggaaatgaaggTAGAATGCACTGGTTTGCAATAGTAAATTCCTTAGTTCTCgtttctttgatttcaatGTTTGCAGCAGTGGTGCTTCTTAAAACGCTTCATTCGAGTGACGCTTCGAATGATTCCATCTGGCAAAAAATTGTCAATGaagtttttcttcaaggTGATATGACATCGGAACTTTGCGTACTTGCAGGTACCGGCGTGCAGCTTATTTTTACTATTGCTGGTATTTGCTTGTTGCTCTCAAGTCAGTCTGCACCTCCTTCACACTCTGTTTTATCTGCGGCGATGACATTGTTTGTTTTTGCTGGCTTTTTTGCTGGCTTTTCGAGCGTGCAATTCTATAAGCATTTTACTGCGCATCCGAAATATTATTCATCGTTGAAAATTGCGTTTCTTTCTGGTTCGTTCCTTACAGGGTTGTGCTCCATTgttctgcttctttgcaATTTGTTTACATTTGAAAAGCAATCTTCAAGAACCGTTAATTTTGGTACTGTTCTAATTCTCGTTTCTATTTACGTTCTTCTACAAGTTCCGATTAGTCTTGCGGGAGGAATTTTGTCAAACAATGTGGATTTGTTTGCTTTGTTGTTGAAGGACAGAGTTTTAATTCAAACAGAGACCAGTCCAACTACTAGCAGAGCCATACCTCCTCAATCAAAATTGCTTAAATGGAAGTACTTGCTACCAATATGTGGGTTGATTCCATTTTCTATCATATTTATTGAGATGATTTACATGTACAAATCCTTATTTGTGAACAAGTCATCGGTAGCAGCAACGTCATCTAATTCGATGTACATCTTTTTGACGATTACAACCATATTGCTATCCATAGTTGTGGCTGAGATATCCATTATTACCACATATTTGAGACTCGATGGAGGGGATTATAAAAATTGGCAATGGAAATCATTTATTACTTCTGCTGGCTCCATTTTCTTATATCTAACAATTTATACCTTCTATTATCTTTCTaggatgaagatggtaGATGCCGTTTCTCCCATACTATATGTGATATATTCTATGATGCTGAATGTGATTGTGTCGATAGCGTGTGGTTCGCTGGGATTAATTTCCTCTTCCTGGTTTGTATATGCTATATACACATCGGTGAAGAATGATTAA
- a CDS encoding uncharacterized protein (BUSCO:EOG09263OXI), giving the protein MAPPNFSQISKPTNDVLNKDFFHFTPVALSLKTSAPNGISFTTKGSVSPDSQTSASLETKYSDKTSGLTLTQGWTTANALKTKIELTDALTPGLKTELDTTLVPGLSKAAKLNLYFAQQSVNARAFVNLLKGPVFTGDFTVGRDGFTAGGALSYDVKAASLTGYSAGIGYKAPSYALSLIAANNLSVFAAGYYHKVTPTIEVGAKGTYDSKGPAGANAVAMEVGTKYQLDSSSFVKAKIADSGILALSFQEILRPGVKLGLGGAFDTLKLGESAHKLGLSLSFDA; this is encoded by the coding sequence ATGGCCCCACCTAACTTTTCTCAGATTTCAAAGCCAACAAACGATGTCCTTAACAAGGATTTCTTCCACTTCACTCCAGTGGCCCTTAGTTTGAAGACGTCTGCCCCAAATGGTATTTCATTCACTACTAAGGGAAGTGTTTCTCCAGACTCTCAGACCTCAGCTTCTCTTGAGACTAAATATTCTGATAAGACTTCTGGTTTGACTCTTACTCAAGGATGGACCACTGCAAACGCCTTGAAGACCAAAATCGAGTTGACTGATGCCCTCACTCCAGGTTTAAAGACCGAATTGGACACTACCCTTGTCCCAGGACTTTCCAAAGCAGCAAAGCTTAACCTATACTTTGCTCAACAGTCTGTCAACGCAAGAGCTTTCGTTAACCTTTTGAAAGGGCCTGTCTTCACAGGTGATTTCACCGTTGGTCGGGATGGATTTACCGCTGGTGGTGCTCTTTCCTACGATGTGAAGGCTGCCTCATTGACAGGATATTCTGCTGGTATTGGTTACAAGGCTCCATCATACGCCTTGTCCCTCATTGCTGCAAACAATTTGTCTGTCTTTGCTGCTGGCTACTACCACAAAGTTACGCCAACTATTGAAGTCGGTGCAAAAGGAACGTACGATTCCAAGGGACCTGCAGGTGCAAATGCCGTTGCAATGGAAGTTGGTACCAAATATCAGCTTGACAGCAGCTCCTTCGTCAAAGCCAAGATTGCCGACTCCGGCATTCTAGCTTTGTCTTTTCAGGAAATTCTTAGACCTGGTGTTAAGCTAGGATTGGGTGGTGCTTTCGATACTTTAAAGCTTGGAGAGTCTGCTCACAAGTTGGGTCTTTCATTGTCCTTCGATGCTTAA
- a CDS encoding uncharacterized protein (BUSCO:EOG09262DKA) produces the protein MKSDLPGYNHYFKLGGKDIWSFINETAAAQEKESGSKIVNLGQGFFSYSPPDFAIKAAKDALDVPMFNQYAHARGRPHLLKVLAETFSKRLGKQLSTDEVQVTTGANEGMLAVFVGLLERGDEVIVFQPFFDQYIPNIEMAGGKVVYVKLFPPADFGERTVTGDEWTIDWEGLEKAITPKTKMIVINSPYNPVGKVFNNEELKRIGDLAVKHNFYVLSDEVYENLFFEPKLTRMSLISPLIARRTITVGSAGKTFAATGWRIGWVIADKEIIPPITAAHTRICFSTPAPLQEAVASAFDVANTNGYFAKMKADYTHKYEIFNSIFDELNIPYTIASGGYYLLVNFKKVKIPQDFEYPDDIKDQKRDFKLAYWLIKEFGVVAIPPSVFYLPEDGHMIEDCLRFAICKTDDVLEEAVKRLRPLKKYIVN, from the coding sequence ATGAAGTCCGACTTACCAGGATACAACCATTACTTTAAGCTTGGAGGAAAAGATATCTGGTCTTTTATCAATGAGACCGCAGCAGCTCAGGAGAAGGAAAGTGGATCCAAGATTGTGAATTTGGGGCAAGGTTTCTTCTCATACTCTCCACCTGATTTTGCCATTAAGGCTGCTAAGGATGCATTAGACGTCCCAATGTTCAATCAATATGCTCATGCCAGGGGTAGGCCACATCTTTTGAAGGTTCTTGCTGAGaccttttcaaaaagattaGGCAAACAATTGAGTACGGATGAGGTTCAGGTTACAACTGGAGCTAATGAAGGAATGTTGGCAGTTTTCGTTGGGCTTCTGGAACGTGGAGATGAGGTTATTGTTTTCCAGCCTTTCTTTGACCAGTATATTCCTAATATTGAGATGGCAGGTGGAAAGGTCGTTTATGTCAAGCTATTTCCACCAGCTGATTTCGGTGAAAGAACGGTCACTGGTGATGAGTGGACCATTGACTGGGAAGGATTGGAGAAGGCTATTACTCCAAAGACCAAGATGATCGTGATAAACAGTCCATACAACCCTGTTGGAAAAGTTTTCAACAATGAAGAGTTAAAACGTATCGGTGACCTCGCCGTCAAGCACAACTTTTATGTTCTTTCAGATGAGGTGTATGAGAACTTATTCTTTGAACCAAAGCTTACAAGAATGTCTCTCATCAGTCCCTTGATTGCACGTAGAACAATTACCGTCGGATCTGCTGGTAAGACCTTTGCGGCAACAGGTTGGAGAATTGGATGGGTGATTGCCGATAAGGAAATAATTCCACCAATTACCGCAGCCCACACTAGAATTTGCTTCTCAACTCCAGCACCACTACAGGAAGCCGTTGCATCAGCTTTTGATGTTGCCAATACGAATGGTTACTTTGCTAAAATGAAGGCTGACTACACTCACAAATACGAAATATTCAACAGCATTTTTGACGAACTTAATATACCATACACTATAGCTTCAGGTGGATACTATTTGCTTGTTAACTTcaagaaagtgaagattCCACAAGACTTCGAGTATCCTGATGACATCAAGGATCAGAAAAGAGACTTTAAGCTTGCCTATTGGCTCATAAAGGAATTTGGTGTGGTTGCTATTCCTCCTTCTGTTTTCTACTTGCCTGAGGATGGTCACATGATCGAAGATTGCCTTCGGTTCGCAATTTGTAAGACAGACGATGTTTTGGAGGAAGCTGTCAAACGGCTTAGACCTTTGAAAAAGTACATTGTCAACTAA